A portion of the Flavobacterium magnum genome contains these proteins:
- a CDS encoding carbon-nitrogen hydrolase family protein, which yields MRPKTESFHLSSNIMDFPKFKAATVQTSPVFLDAEKTIDKAISFIKEAAANGARLIAFPEVFVAGYPYWNWIMTPVQGSAWYEKLYRNSVTADGPEIARLLSAAKDHNINIVIGINERGESYGEIYNTNLIIDNHGVLIGKHRKLVPTWAEKLTWTSGDGSSLKVYHTEVGPVGTLACGENTNTLARFTLLSQGELIHIANYISLPVAPPDYNMAEAIKIRAAAHSFEGKLFTIVSCSTISQEIMDALTPDVADAGALLTRKNSAFSGFIGPNGAVIGEPLIDDEGIVYAEIDLSKCIQPKQMHDILGHYNRFDIFDLRVNVTPRKNITFIDNNEDFFKRKL from the coding sequence ATGAGACCAAAAACAGAATCCTTTCATTTATCATCTAACATCATGGACTTCCCAAAATTTAAGGCCGCCACCGTACAAACTTCGCCCGTTTTTCTGGATGCAGAGAAAACAATCGACAAGGCCATCTCATTTATAAAGGAAGCTGCCGCCAATGGGGCGCGACTTATCGCCTTCCCTGAAGTGTTCGTGGCAGGCTATCCTTACTGGAACTGGATCATGACACCCGTTCAGGGCAGCGCGTGGTATGAAAAACTGTACCGGAATTCCGTTACGGCGGACGGTCCGGAGATTGCCCGACTCTTATCGGCCGCGAAAGACCACAACATCAATATCGTCATCGGAATCAACGAACGCGGCGAAAGTTATGGGGAAATTTACAACACCAATCTAATTATAGACAACCATGGCGTGCTGATCGGGAAACACCGAAAGCTGGTGCCTACCTGGGCCGAAAAACTCACTTGGACATCAGGCGACGGTTCGTCATTGAAGGTATATCATACTGAAGTCGGTCCGGTCGGGACACTGGCCTGCGGCGAAAATACCAATACCCTCGCGCGTTTCACTTTGCTGTCACAGGGAGAACTGATTCACATCGCAAACTACATCTCGCTGCCCGTGGCACCGCCGGATTATAATATGGCCGAGGCGATAAAGATCCGCGCCGCAGCGCACTCGTTCGAAGGGAAACTGTTTACGATTGTTTCGTGCTCGACGATTTCACAGGAAATTATGGATGCACTGACGCCCGATGTCGCCGATGCCGGCGCACTGCTGACGCGGAAAAATTCCGCTTTTTCAGGATTTATCGGTCCTAATGGCGCCGTAATCGGCGAACCGCTCATTGATGACGAAGGGATTGTTTACGCAGAAATTGACTTGTCCAAATGCATCCAGCCAAAACAGATGCACGACATATTGGGCCACTACAACCGTTTCGATATTTTCGATTTGCGCGTCAATGTGACACCCAGAAAAAACATTACATTCATAGACAACAACGAAGATTTCTTCAAAAGAAAATTGTAA
- a CDS encoding cupin domain-containing protein, protein MEAKHNDDVIGRARVTDTPELEAYYDELRTLGAGALWTVANDIEPWEPRPSSIPMLWKYDDLRELVLKSSELVTPEQAGRRVVYLVNDKRRDVSAAVGWLYTGIQVTRPGESTSAHRHRASALRFIMEGEGGYTVVDGNKITFEVNDFVITPNSAWHEHGVAPDGKTCVWQDGLDIPLVNALEANDYAVFDGKQPLDVPVNQSPLSYSAPGLIPADKVWDKPYSPLFKYSWKQVYPALLEAAKVNDGNPFDGILMHYTNPLTGGHVMQTMGASMQLLRAGEHTKAHKHTGSFVYQCAKGKGYSVIGGKRYDWKERDIFCVPSWVYHEHVNLSGTEDACLFSFHDLPVIEKLGLYQEKAYPENDGHQVLD, encoded by the coding sequence ATGGAAGCAAAACACAACGACGATGTCATAGGTCGCGCCCGGGTCACGGATACCCCCGAACTCGAAGCCTATTATGACGAACTCAGAACACTTGGTGCCGGTGCGCTCTGGACAGTGGCCAACGATATCGAACCCTGGGAGCCGCGCCCGTCGTCGATCCCGATGCTGTGGAAATACGACGATTTACGCGAACTCGTGCTTAAGTCGTCTGAACTGGTGACACCAGAGCAGGCCGGCAGACGCGTCGTATACCTTGTCAACGACAAACGCAGGGATGTGTCGGCTGCGGTGGGCTGGCTGTATACCGGAATCCAGGTCACACGGCCCGGAGAGAGTACATCAGCGCACCGCCATCGCGCCTCCGCTTTGCGGTTTATTATGGAAGGCGAAGGCGGGTACACGGTTGTCGACGGGAATAAGATCACGTTCGAAGTGAATGACTTTGTAATCACACCCAATTCTGCCTGGCACGAACACGGTGTCGCCCCTGATGGCAAGACCTGTGTGTGGCAGGACGGCCTGGACATCCCGCTCGTCAATGCGCTTGAAGCGAATGACTACGCGGTATTTGACGGCAAACAGCCGCTAGATGTACCGGTCAACCAATCGCCTTTGTCCTACAGTGCTCCGGGACTGATTCCTGCAGACAAGGTCTGGGACAAGCCGTATTCCCCTTTATTCAAATATTCCTGGAAGCAGGTCTACCCTGCCCTGCTCGAAGCCGCTAAAGTCAACGACGGCAATCCTTTTGACGGCATACTGATGCATTACACCAACCCGCTGACGGGCGGACACGTGATGCAGACGATGGGTGCGTCGATGCAATTGCTGCGCGCCGGCGAGCATACGAAAGCGCACAAGCACACCGGTTCGTTCGTATACCAATGCGCGAAAGGAAAAGGCTATTCGGTTATTGGTGGCAAGCGTTACGACTGGAAAGAGCGGGACATTTTCTGCGTGCCGTCGTGGGTGTACCATGAGCACGTGAACCTGTCAGGAACTGAGGACGCCTGCCTGTTCTCGTTCCATGACCTGCCCGTAATCGAGAAACTCGGACTGTATCAGGAAAAAGCCTATCCCGAAAACGACGGCCATCAGGTATTGGATTAG
- a CDS encoding fumarylacetoacetate hydrolase family protein has translation MKLLTYLSEDKQKLGIQLNDTVVDVETLGFKSNETFPATMLELIDAGHEMVSKLQHALDTASENVIAACSLPLSHVTLLAPIPKPRKNIIGIGLNYTEHVAESARTLDTSKDLPQQPVIFSKPPTAVTATHTDILHNTKLTQQLDWEVELAVIIGKKGKYVPKSEALDYVFGYTVINDISARDCRRAGQWIVSKGQDTFAPMGPVLVTKDEIVDPHNLNLSLTLNGVEKQSSNTKFMLFNINELIEDLSTVFTLEPGDIIATGTPAGVGAGRSPQEWMWDGDVVEATVEGIGTIVNTVKAISHG, from the coding sequence ATGAAACTACTGACTTACCTGTCTGAAGACAAACAAAAGCTTGGAATCCAGCTCAACGATACGGTCGTCGATGTGGAAACACTCGGATTCAAGTCGAATGAAACATTCCCTGCAACCATGCTCGAACTGATTGATGCGGGCCATGAAATGGTATCGAAATTGCAGCACGCGCTGGACACGGCGAGCGAAAATGTGATCGCCGCCTGCTCATTGCCATTGTCGCACGTCACACTGCTTGCCCCGATCCCGAAGCCGCGCAAAAACATCATCGGCATCGGGTTGAATTATACGGAGCATGTGGCTGAAAGTGCGCGCACACTCGATACTTCAAAAGACCTGCCGCAGCAGCCCGTCATTTTTTCAAAGCCACCGACGGCGGTAACGGCGACCCACACCGACATCCTGCACAACACAAAGCTGACACAACAACTGGATTGGGAAGTGGAGCTGGCGGTCATTATTGGTAAAAAAGGAAAATATGTCCCGAAATCAGAAGCGCTGGATTATGTTTTCGGCTACACGGTAATCAATGACATCAGTGCCAGGGACTGCCGCCGCGCCGGACAATGGATTGTGTCGAAAGGACAGGATACATTTGCACCTATGGGTCCGGTGCTGGTCACCAAAGACGAAATCGTCGATCCGCACAACCTGAACCTCTCGTTAACGCTCAACGGCGTGGAAAAACAAAGTTCGAACACAAAATTCATGCTCTTTAACATCAATGAACTGATAGAAGACCTTAGTACGGTTTTTACCCTGGAGCCCGGGGACATTATTGCAACGGGTACACCGGCCGGTGTGGGCGCGGGACGCAGTCCGCAGGAATGGATGTGGGACGGTGACGTTGTAGAGGCCACGGTCGAAGGCATAGGAACCATTGTAAATACCGTGAAGGCCATTAGCCACGGATAG
- a CDS encoding maleate cis-trans isomerase family protein, producing MKKYRIGQIVPSSNVTMETEIPAIFRARETLLPERFTFHSSRMRMKKVTKEELEAMDAMSLKCAQELSDAHVDVMGYACLVAIMSMGRGYHCVSEVNLHQETVANGFPTPIVTSAGALINGLKALGAKKISIITPYMRPLTDMVVDYLEHQGFEVVDSIALEIPDNLEVAAQDPMNLLEIYKSLNIEGVDVIVASACVQMPSLEAIDLIEQATGIPVTSAAVCTTFEMMKKLGIPATAPIGGRLLSGDY from the coding sequence ATGAAAAAATACAGAATAGGACAAATCGTCCCCTCCTCAAACGTTACGATGGAAACCGAGATCCCTGCAATTTTCAGGGCCAGGGAAACCTTATTGCCGGAGCGTTTTACATTTCATTCGAGTCGGATGCGCATGAAAAAAGTGACGAAGGAAGAGCTCGAAGCAATGGATGCGATGAGCCTCAAATGCGCCCAGGAATTGTCAGATGCGCATGTGGATGTGATGGGATACGCCTGCCTTGTAGCGATTATGAGCATGGGCCGCGGCTACCACTGCGTCTCTGAAGTTAACCTGCATCAGGAAACGGTGGCCAATGGCTTTCCTACCCCGATTGTTACCAGTGCCGGGGCCCTGATCAACGGACTCAAAGCTCTCGGTGCCAAAAAGATTTCAATCATTACACCTTATATGCGGCCGCTGACAGATATGGTTGTTGATTACCTCGAGCATCAGGGATTCGAGGTCGTTGACTCGATTGCATTGGAGATCCCGGACAATCTCGAGGTGGCGGCGCAAGACCCGATGAACCTGCTGGAGATTTATAAATCGCTTAATATTGAAGGTGTTGATGTGATTGTGGCCTCGGCCTGTGTGCAGATGCCGTCGCTCGAAGCCATCGACCTGATCGAACAGGCGACCGGCATTCCGGTGACCTCTGCGGCCGTTTGCACGACTTTCGAGATGATGAAAAAACTCGGCATACCGGCTACCGCCCCAATTGGCGGGCGTTTACTCAGCGGAGACTATTAA
- a CDS encoding endo alpha-1,4 polygalactosaminidase translates to MTMKKLLLFAALLLISCDQTDADAIPEYDYKQEMRDFVIGISQYAKAAHPDFAVIPQNGVELVTENGEPTGNPATAYLNAIDGNGQEDLLYGYDADNIESPSDATNYFKAYLDISKSAGKKILAIDYCTTPSKMANSYTKNNASGYISFAATERNLNVIPNYPVYQENAANVERLSDAKNFLYLINAENFTSKAQFINAVKSTNYDAVIMDLFFNDGSAFTASEIQQIKSKANGGQRMVVCYMSIGEAENYRYYWQDSWLSTKPAWLKAQNPDWPGNYKVQYWNADWQQIIYGNDASYLKKILDAGFDGVYLDIIDAFEYFENI, encoded by the coding sequence ATGACTATGAAAAAACTGCTCCTTTTTGCCGCGCTGCTTTTGATTTCCTGTGACCAGACCGATGCGGATGCCATCCCTGAATACGATTACAAGCAGGAAATGCGTGATTTTGTAATTGGCATCAGCCAGTATGCGAAAGCCGCACATCCTGATTTCGCGGTCATCCCGCAGAATGGTGTGGAGTTGGTTACCGAAAACGGCGAGCCTACAGGGAATCCCGCAACGGCGTACCTGAATGCGATTGACGGAAACGGCCAGGAGGATCTGCTGTATGGTTACGATGCCGACAACATCGAAAGCCCGTCAGACGCCACGAATTATTTTAAGGCCTATCTTGATATCTCTAAGTCTGCCGGGAAAAAAATCCTGGCGATTGATTACTGCACTACGCCGTCGAAAATGGCAAATTCGTACACTAAAAATAATGCGAGCGGATACATCTCGTTTGCTGCGACGGAGCGAAACCTGAATGTCATACCAAACTATCCGGTATATCAGGAGAATGCAGCCAATGTGGAACGCCTGTCCGACGCGAAGAATTTCCTGTACCTGATCAATGCCGAAAATTTCACGTCAAAAGCCCAGTTTATTAATGCAGTAAAATCTACAAATTACGATGCCGTGATTATGGATTTATTCTTTAACGACGGTTCGGCCTTTACCGCTTCCGAAATCCAGCAGATCAAATCCAAAGCCAATGGTGGCCAGCGGATGGTGGTATGTTATATGTCGATTGGCGAAGCCGAAAATTACCGCTACTATTGGCAGGACAGCTGGCTCTCAACGAAACCGGCCTGGCTCAAAGCACAAAACCCGGACTGGCCGGGTAATTATAAAGTGCAGTATTGGAATGCTGACTGGCAGCAAATCATCTACGGGAACGATGCATCCTATCTGAAAAAGATTCTCGATGCGGGATTTGATGGCGTGTATCTTGACATTATCGACGCTTTCGAATATTTCGAAAACATCTAA